In Physeter macrocephalus isolate SW-GA chromosome 2, ASM283717v5, whole genome shotgun sequence, a single window of DNA contains:
- the RTP5 gene encoding LOW QUALITY PROTEIN: receptor-transporting protein 5 (The sequence of the model RefSeq protein was modified relative to this genomic sequence to represent the inferred CDS: deleted 1 base in 1 codon), whose translation MDGVEVWGSTLAQLMAKRKPQDTWELVPEENLASGHLDSSGFQYRLRGLSRLQCGRCQWGWSSAHVRLLFHLWWDQDARQGLVKMCVWAQRCRACPPGGTARQVSLLNVRLFLNQLVQFIVQKCYGEGPGSNQCPGSDQCPEICFGEHCEACGLGVCFFQKPPDPAWGPEVKSPSTIKGSFTLYGGSNVDAPTASQQLRTLGCGLVADRSRGYTPNSITVPLSVADFVKNPLSEGRDFFGEDEELVTVPFSLVREDKGPVAGPTGLCTVGRGSLYLPASSKATSKGRRFPVNLRAPVFHGKGLLLSGTKEMTGFIYKGHGCVSDPDENEDEDADADDGWGPAFGSSGPIVEVTDGNGPRPMTYIIGLVNNGERSVTFPSSLTNVVLEGEDPFDLIYGSLTFPFIFADKGKGGASSAGVIKGKGKEDGGSGPATAGREPLPGTNAGGPIPISEGSVTIPFSVLSIIQSKGSGNDASGPQSNGLATHGFSKKQRQPGPRVGKSGPGSYWEEDFCWAEGFCFDPYEEVWIWVSMTVCILWIMYLYKFSPDHSPRV comes from the exons ATGGACGGCGTGGAAGTGTGGGGCAGCACCTTGGCCCAGCTGATGGCCAAGAGGAAGCCCCAGGACACCTGGGAGCTGGTCCCCGAGGAGAACCTGGCCTCAGGGCACCTGGACAGCAGCGGTTTCCAGTACCGGCTGCGGGGGCTCTCGAG GCTCCAGTGTGGCCGCTGCCAGTGGGGCTGGTCCTCGGCCCACGTGCGCCTGCTATTCCACCTGTGGTGGGACCAGGATGCCCGGCAGGGGCTGGTGAAGATGTGCGTCTGGGCCCAGCGGTGCCGGGCGTGCCCGCCGGGCGGGACCGCCCGCCAGGTCAGCCTGCTCAACGTGCGGCTCTTCCTCAACCAGCTGGTGCAGTTCATCGTGCAGAAGTGCTACGGGGAGGGCCCAGGCTCCAACCAGTGCCCCGGCTCCGACCAGTGCCCCGAGATCTGCTTCGGCGAGCACTGTGAGGCCTGCGGCCTGGGGGTCTGCTTCTTCCAGAAGCCCCCGGACCCCGCCTGGGGGCCCGAGGTCAAGAGCCCCAGCACCATCAAGGGCAGCTTCACCCTGTACGGCGGCAGCAACGTGGACGCC CCCACCGCCAGCCAACAGCTGCGCACACTTGGCTGCGGGCTTGTGGCGGACCGCTCCCGGGGCTACACCCCCAACTCCATCACGGTCCCCCTCTCCGTGGCCGACTTCGTCAAGAACCCCCTCTCCGAGGGCAGGGACTTCTTCGGCGAGGATGAGGAGCTCGTCACTGTCCCCTTCTCCCTTGTGCGCGAGGACAAGGGGCCCGTGGCCGGCCCTACTGGGCTGTGCACCGTTGGCAGGGGTTCCCTCTACCTGCCCGCCAGTTCCAAGGCCACATCCAAAGGCAGACGCTTCCCGGTGAACCTCAGAGCCCCCGTCTTCCACGGCAAAGGCCTCCTCCTCAGCGGCACCAAGGAGATGACAGGCTTCATTTACAAAGGCCACGGCTGCGTCTCCGACCCTGatgaaaatgaagatgaagatgCAGATGCAGACGATGGCTGGGGTCCCGCGTTCGGCAGCAGCGGTCCCATCGTTGAAGTCACTGATGGAAACGGCCCGCGGCCAATGACCTACATCATCGGCCTCGTGAACAATGGGGAGCGCTCCGtcaccttcccctcttccttgaCCAACGTGGTCCTTGAAGGCGAGGACCCCTTTGACCTCATCTACGGCTCCCTCACCTTCCCTTTCATCTTCGCCGACAAGGGCAAAGGCGGGGCTTCCTCTGCTGGTGTCATCAAAGGCAAAGGGAAGGAGGATGGCGGCAGCGGCCCTGCCACCGCTGGCCGTGAGCCGCTTCCAGGGACCAATGCCGGTGGCCCCATCCCCATCAGCGAGGGCTCCGTCACTATCCCCTTCTCCGTCCTCAGTATCATTCAGAGCAAGGGCTCTGGCAACGATGCCAGTGGCCCTCAAAGCAATGGCCTTGCCACCCATGGCTTTTCCAAGAAGCAGAGGCAGCCGGGGCCCAGGGTGGGCAAGTCTGGCCCTGGGTCCTACTGGGAGGAGGACTTCTGCTGGGCCGAAGGCTTCTGCTTCGACCCCTACGAAGAAGTCTGGATCTGGGTCTCCATGACCGTCTGCATCCTCTGGATAATGTACCTGTACAAGTTCAGTCCTGACCACTCCCCGCGGGTGTGA